The nucleotide window AACAAGCCAAAGATAGTATTCAAGTAGACCAagtattttttaaagattatACCTTTGCTTGTTCCAAaaccaaatttcaaattctaaCGATCCCGCAACTCATGAAATTAAACTAATCCCGCAACTCATGAAATTAAACTAACTCAGCTAAAGCTTTTACACAAATAACGCATCCATTTCTTCATGAACATAATCCATGAAACTTCCTCACACAATATAGcagcagagaaaaaaaaaatccaaatccaaattgaTTAATTTTGCACCACTATTTAAAGCATAGCATATCAATTCAACAAAAGAGCACAAACAGATAAAGAACACACAATCCAAGCACAAAATACCAAGACTATTAAAGTAAATACCTTGGAAGCTCAACTAAATTCTTCAAGTTCAAGGCCTTAATCAAAGACAGCAAATTTGGAACCCTAACAATGGCGAGAGCTCGCGGCTAGAGGATGGGTCTGGTGAAAACAAGTGGGAGGCAACTCGGATGAGTGCGAATCTTTTCGGTCCAAAAGACTGAAAGACCAATTCGGGTAggcccattttatttttttctcgtACAAAATTGGGTCAAATCGAGTCTCCCAAGCCCACTCAATCGGCCCACCTTGACATCCCAACTATCTCCCTTCGTCTTCTTCAAGACTTCAACAGCAAGTCTGCACCTTGACACCACTCTGTCACAGATCAGAGTCCAAGACGCACAGAGATGGctgcaaaaggtaagctttttatttttatttttttaaaacctcgTGTTCTTCGTAGTTCATGTTCAGATTTATGAGAAGTTTGTAATTTGATTATAGGAGGGAAGAGAGGGAGGGCTTGCGTGGTGGTGTTAGGTGACATTGGGCGCAGCCCCCGTATGCAATATCATGCTCTTTCGCTTGCCCGTCAGGTACGTAACTCTACTTGAATAAACATTGCCAATTTAGCAACAGcccaatttttaattttctatgtTATGCTTTGGCAATGTAATTTTGAAGTCACGACTGTTCATTGTTCCATGAAAAATTTGGGCCCTTTTGTGACTTTTACTGTTGAAAATGCGTTCAGGTATCTCTGGAGGTAGATATTGTTGCATATGGAGGTACATCCTTTTCTTTGATGGTATAATACATGCATTCTTGAGAAAATTTGAATCCATATGTGACTTCATAAGAGATGTGTACTTGTCAGTGAGAACAAAGGATAAATTAATGGTGCTGATTTATCTTTGAGTTTGAATGTTGGGCAGGTTCTGAACCCCATTCTGCTGTACTAGAACATCAGTCTATTCACATACACAAAATGGTATTATTGTTGAcgtgtatttttcttttcaccacGGTATTTTACCATAAAATTGTTTATTGGTCTTCTACAAGAGTAAAGTTTTTCTGATTCTGATTTGCAGCAGCAGTGGCCAACATTTCCACGTGGCGTACCCAGCATACTTAAGCCCTTGGTGCTTTTGATCAAGCCAGTGATTCAAGTTTTAGTGCttctttggtttctttgtaTTAAGATACCCGCGCCTGATGTTTTTCTAGTGCAGGTGAGCTGTCATTTCTCCAATTAGGAAAATTGAAGGTTGTATTGTTAAAAAGCTAGCAGAACCTTTATAAACTAGGcagtgttttgtttttctttgactATTTCCCGAATTTTATTGATCAGTCTACCATTTGCATAATTTTTAGGCAAAAAAATTCGGTCCCAATATTCATATGTGAAGTACCAATGACTTgaatgtaaaaagaaaaaaatttgattcattttgcttttacAGAATCCACCTTCTGTTCCAACCTTAGTGGCTGTAAAATGGGCAAGCTGGCTTAGGCGATCTGCATTTATTGTTGATTGGCATAATTTTGGATATACGTTACTGGCACTGTCTCTTGGAAGAAGTAGTCGATTTGTGGCAATATACCGTTGGTATCTTTCAATTACTTTTTAGACTTTTCTTTTGACGGCATGTTCTTGATGGTGCACTAGATTGAGTTTCTCTTGCCTGCTTAGGTTTGAGAGGCATTTCGGGAAGATGGCAGATGGTTCCCTATGTGTAACGAGGGCAATGCAACATGAATTGGCTCAAAATTGGGGAATTAAGTAAGATGGTCAGCTCAATATGCACAATTTACTGCATTATACTTCAGAAAATATCATTACCaagtaatgttttttttacgTCTTCTCTTGTATCACAAATTATCAGAGCCACGGTTCTATATGATCAGCCTCCTGAGTTTTTCCGTCCTGCTTCACTTGAAGAAAAGCATAAGGTGTTGATGCTGATGCTCTGCTTGTTTTGACTCTTCTTTTTTCGATTTAGAGAATTTGGTACAACATTTGAATTATTTGCAGTTGTTCTGCAGATTAGATAAAAGTCTGAGGAAACCACTTGGTGTTCCAGATTGCACTAGCACTGGTAATGTATTATCAGTTTCTGTAAATCTATAAATTGCATCACAACTGAACTTCGAAGGTTAATtatgttcttttaatatgtcaCAGGAACCGGGGAAATGTTGAATAAGGACATAAATGAGACTGTGTTTAGCACTCTGGTTGGCACGGACATTACTTCAAAGCTAGACAGGCCGGCACTCATAGTTAGCAGTACAAGCTGGTAAGCTGATGTAGTGAAAAATGTTCCATTTAACATGAGGGTGTATGTGCTCCAAATCTGCCAATCTGTTGCATGAAAATTAGAATTGGGTTTCGTGTATGATGTTGACATGTTATATGGTGTTTTCTGTAGCTTTCTGTTTTAGACAGACACTAGTGACTGACAATAGTGATTGGCTTTACTAACAAGGAGCATAATTAGGTAGAAATAAGGTTGAGAGTCTCCCATGCAAATTTTAACTGGTGTAGAAATGCTTCATATCATCAAGTGTTTTGAGCTAAATCTATTTTTATCACATTGGTAGAGATAAAAGACAAATCCCATGTTTAGAAATATTTTGCTTTTgtaccttttcttttatttttatttttatggttgTGGTAGAATATTTATCATACTTTGGGTTTGAGTGGTGCTTTACAGGACTCCCGATGAGGATTTTGGCATTCTCCTGGAAGCAGCTGTCATGTATGACAGGCGTGTTGCTGCTATTTTGAATGAAGATGATTCTATTCAAGAAGAGGCTCTTTGGAAGGAAATGCAGAGTGGGAAGCAATACTTGTATCCGAGGCTGTTATTCGTCATTACAGGTGAGCACAATGTTTTTCGTTCTAGGATGTCAGGTTCCTTTTAGCTTTACGTATGTGGTTTGAAAGAGAATAGGGTCATCTTACGCACTTTCATTCTGATTTGATACATATAGGTAAGGGgcctgaaaaagaaaagtatgaagaaaaaattagcAGATTGCACCTCAAAAGGGTGGCATTTCGTACTATGTGGTTGTCAGCTGAGGACTATCCATTGCTTCTTGGTAGGTCGTTTATTCCAATTGCTTATACTTTTGTTCCCATTGGTCCTTGTACATTATATTTGGAAAGTACTCAGTGTTATAAGTTTACATTTACAGGGTCAGCAGATCTTGGTGTATGCTTGCATACATCCTCATCAGGGTTGGATCTTCCCATGAAGGTACAACATGAACTGGATACTGCACTAGATAAGATTGCAGTAATATGTATCTTCTCGAACTGCTTTtcactttccttttttgtaCAATTTTCTGGCATTAGGTCGTGGACATGTTCGGTTGTGGGCTGCCCGTTTGTGCTGTTTCCTACTCATGGtaaactctttgtttttattaggtacattatttttgtGCGGAATACTTATTTTCATGTACTATATGTTTATTTGGGATGTTGTACattaaaatatgatgtccTTGGTTATGTAAATCTTTGTTCAAAGCATCAAGGAATTAGTGCAAGTTGAGAAAAACGGCCTTCTATTTTCATCGTCTTCAGAGCTAGCTGATGAACTTTTGGTAAGTTTGTCAACTTGGCTGGATGTTTTACTGttacaaattaattttaagtatACAGGTAGCAATTGCATGAAAGTTTTGCTTGTTTGTCTGTTACGATGCTTTGGCTGCTACATTAAAATGATTGAAATAATTCATGCATACATAGCTTTCTATTCTTAGGTATAtctatatctttttttcttgcatcCCAGTTGCCTTGCAGGCAGGTTTCAGCTTTTGGTTAGCCAATTTTGAATAGTCAAACATGTGGGTTGCATGATGCTTCTGGTCCTATTCTGAATGTGAAATAGGACAGTTTTATGCCTGCTTCTTCTGGATCTAGGTTTGGGATGGATGACATCCCATGATACTTGTCCGTGGTGAACTAACTGAAGTCAGTATTTTGCCACTCCTATATGTTTTTTGATTAGCCTGTGAACCATGTTAGTGACTTCAGccaaataatttatttctttaatccATGTCACAGAGGATTTGTTTCATGACTGCATTTCCTAGATTGAATTTTCTTCTACAATCTCTTTTTAAGATTTATGCTTGACTTTGGACATCCTTTATGTAGTATCTTTGGACCCCATATGCAGTTCTTGTAACTTATAGTGCAGGAAATGTTctatttctttgttctttggtACCATTCCCTTCTGAATCTCTGGTAGTCTCCTTATGGATTTAGTGGTTAATAGATGAAACTAACATGCATGGCAGACTAACTACTGTACTCAATTGCTTCATTTAATGGCTTACAAATTTTGGAATATTGCTTAGTGCACTTTCTTCATGATAATATTCATTTCTCACCTGCACAGATGCTGTTCAAGGGTTTTCCAGATGCATGTGATTCACTGAAGGGTCTCCGTAATGGTGCATTGGAAATGTCTTCTTCTAGGAGGTGGGCTACTGAGTGGGAAGAGCATGCGAAAGCATTAATACTAGAGGCAAGTTAACAATATGCGTGCAAATCAGTCTTAGTTATCAACTGTATGTCATAATCTGTTTTGCTTCATATCTATTTGGctagaaatttttatttttgtatttttatgttaaaaaagAGCCATTTCTTAACAATCATTACCCTGGTCACTTCAGCCTGATGTAGCAATTATTAATTGATTGGATTTTATGTTATCTATGCTTTTGAGCGTTGTTCTTTCTCCTCTTCCTGCAGTCCCTAGATTTCCTTTTACGATACTTTGCATGGCTATGAATCTGATGAAGAAGTTTTGATATTGCAGGTTATCTCTAAAAATTTAGATTGATTTCTGGTTCCAGTCGAAAGTTGTTTGGTCGTTGAGGTAATGTCATGTACCATTTAACATTTATTTTGTGCAACCAAAGTTTCTTGGACAAACTTCGTGTTGCTTGGACATATTGGACCAATGGATTTGCTTCCCCTACTTTTCATTACTCCATGCATTGATGAGAACTGTGCACATCTAGCATTTTGAATattgaaaaatagaaagaagaaacGTGACCATACATTGTGATATGAATTGAAAAGGAACTTATGAGTCACATGtttagttttgtaatttaatttattcttttcAGGTTTGGCAGAGCAGTCAATTTCGCTGCCAGTAAAGTAATTTGCAAAGCCAAAATTCAGAATAGTTTCCTGGACACAGAAGTATGCTGTCATTTAATATTGTGATCCAAATAGCATATTCAGAGTGTATCGCGCATCGGAATATTGTGAATATTTGCAGATCTTAGACTTCAGAACTGGCTTGTTTGACAGCCTATTGAAACAGAACAACAGTACACTTCATGTATCTTTTAGCTCAAGTTCATATTGCCTCTTTCTGTTATGAACTGagtctattttattttaacaatATTGTTTTCAGGTTTTTAtaaacaataatttattttactcTCGTTGTCTACCAtgcctttttgtttctctttttggtaATGGCTACTGCTATGGCTCTTTGTTTTCATCAGTTACTATACTTGTATCATTGAATGGGGACAAGGTTTTTTACCTAAGCCCTTTAAAATGTGATTAAATTATGAAGCTTTTTTTACTTAAGCCCTTAGTTCCAGTTCTTTTTTATGAAGTTCCTTTTACCAgcccaaaaaaatatgtaatggATTTCCTTATTTATGTCTCTGCTTCTGGGTCAAATCTCTAGCTCGCTACTCACACAATTGTCTGTATAATTTCAAGAGTATTACAGCATGGAACATCACATATTTTAATCATATGCTTTTTGCTTGCCAAAGATGCACAAGGAGAAAAGTTCTGaaggattttaaattttgtttccaACAACACATACTCAGTCTCCTTTGTAATCATCTACATGGCCTCTTCCCATCTTCTCCAGCTTCGCATCTTCACTGCTACTGCAACAAATATCCAGTCCTTGGCTTCATCCACATATCGAAAATATGCATGTCTCCAGCTCTTGTTGACCATTAGAGGCCCGATAACTCCCCAAAACCCCATTGCAAATCCAAGCATTACGACAAGGCAAGACCATAATATTTCATACCCATCTTCTCCAGCTTCTTCAGAATCATGGTCTACATTGCTGGTGCTTGTAGGAATCTGATGCAGCTCATCATCACCTGAGCAGTTCTTTGGTAGTGGAGCTCCGCAGAGTAGTGAGTTGCCAGTAAAACTATTTGAATCAAAAGGCTGTACCTCATAAACTTTTGGAAGTGGGCCAGATAAGTTGTTGTATGATAAGTTGAGGTGGCTTAATGTTGCCATTGCCAAGGACCACATGCTCATTGGAATTGTGCCGGAAAGTTGATTGTTTGATATATCGAAAGATTCTAATGACTTCAATTCGCCTATCTTTTGAGGGATGCTTCCTTCCAAATGATTATGTGACAAATTCAGGCCAAGCAATCCAGAAAGGGATGTCAATTCGTCAGGTATGAATCCAACCAAATTATTACTTGAGAGGTCCATACTAACTCCTAGAGATGAAATCCTTGCAGATTCGTATTCCCTTCCCTTTAAAACCTGCCAGATATTCTTGTTGTTTGGTTCTGCATCAATATCATACCCCTGCTGATCTGATTCTGGTTGGTTGGTAGAGTACTGCACCAACTGCATTCCATTGAGATAGTCAAAGCAGTGAGGGATGATTCCTGTTAGATCATTATGTGCAAGGTCCAAGACCTGCAGTGGGGAAAGTTGGCACAGTTGTGAAGGAATACTGCCATTGAACGTATTACTCCGTAAGCGGAGAATTATCAAGAACTCAAAGCTATCTCCAATCCACGCAGGTATATGCCCTGACAATCTATTATTGCCAAGATCCAAATGTTTCAGATAAGAGCAATTTCTCAAGGCCGAAGGGAGTTCCCCATGAAGACTATTGTTGTTCAAGTTCAACCATACTAGATGCCGAAGATAACCAACTGAGCTGGGAATAACCCCTGACAGGTTGTTTGATGAGAGGTCCACAGCATACAAGTTTTGGAGATTCTTCAAACATCCAGGAATTTCACCAGATAACCTGTTCTTTGAGAGATCGAGAGCACCCGAAGTCTCTATGTTGCACAATGAGGTTGGTACTGAACCCTTTATATGGTTACTGCCAAGAAATAAACTATCCAATCTAGGCATCCCATCAGAAAATTTTTGTGGAAGGGATCCAGTTATCTCATTGTATGATAGATCCAAGTAGGTTAGATGCAAGCCATGAAGCGATTTTGGTATCGTTCCTGAGATACTAGCATTGGACAAATCTAATGTGATGGTCTTCTGTGTTAGAAGCCATTGAGGAAATTGTGTCCCGAACTTGCAAGATTCCATCCTTACATGTTTGAGCTGAAAAGGAGGCTCCCAGTTGGACTTTACCCGGATTGTCAAATGGTTGAGGGCAAAGTTCAATATTTCCAACTTTGAGAGGTTGGCAATGTGGACTTCAGAAACTATGCCATCTATATTATTTGAAGAAAGATCTAAGACTGTAAGGTTTGAAAGTTGCCCTAGACTCTCAGGAACAGTCCCATTCAATTGATTGTGTGAAAGATACAATTCTCTCAAGGTTGACAAATTCCCTAGGGAAAATGGAATAGGGCCGCTGAATGAATTCATCTGAAAGTCAAGGTATTTCAAATTTCTTAGCTTCCCCAGCCAATCTGGCAAACGGCCACTAGCTCCATTGTTGACTAACCTCAGTGTGTCTAAATCATATTCAGTGCATCCAGATAAAGTTCCACTAGTTCCTAATATCTCTCCT belongs to Prunus persica cultivar Lovell chromosome G4, Prunus_persica_NCBIv2, whole genome shotgun sequence and includes:
- the LOC18778429 gene encoding UDP-glycosyltransferase TURAN isoform X1 gives rise to the protein MAAKGGKRGRACVVVLGDIGRSPRMQYHALSLARQVSLEVDIVAYGGSEPHSAVLEHQSIHIHKMQQWPTFPRGVPSILKPLVLLIKPVIQVLVLLWFLCIKIPAPDVFLVQNPPSVPTLVAVKWASWLRRSAFIVDWHNFGYTLLALSLGRSSRFVAIYRWFERHFGKMADGSLCVTRAMQHELAQNWGIKATVLYDQPPEFFRPASLEEKHKLFCRLDKSLRKPLGVPDCTSTGTGEMLNKDINETVFSTLVGTDITSKLDRPALIVSSTSWTPDEDFGILLEAAVMYDRRVAAILNEDDSIQEEALWKEMQSGKQYLYPRLLFVITGKGPEKEKYEEKISRLHLKRVAFRTMWLSAEDYPLLLGSADLGVCLHTSSSGLDLPMKVVDMFGCGLPVCAVSYSCIKELVQVEKNGLLFSSSSELADELLMLFKGFPDACDSLKGLRNGALEMSSSRRWATEWEEHAKALILEVISKNLD
- the LOC18778429 gene encoding UDP-glycosyltransferase TURAN isoform X2; its protein translation is MAAKGGKRGRACVVVLGDIGRSPRMQYHALSLARQVSLEVDIVAYGGSEPHSAVLEHQSIHIHKMQWPTFPRGVPSILKPLVLLIKPVIQVLVLLWFLCIKIPAPDVFLVQNPPSVPTLVAVKWASWLRRSAFIVDWHNFGYTLLALSLGRSSRFVAIYRWFERHFGKMADGSLCVTRAMQHELAQNWGIKATVLYDQPPEFFRPASLEEKHKLFCRLDKSLRKPLGVPDCTSTGTGEMLNKDINETVFSTLVGTDITSKLDRPALIVSSTSWTPDEDFGILLEAAVMYDRRVAAILNEDDSIQEEALWKEMQSGKQYLYPRLLFVITGKGPEKEKYEEKISRLHLKRVAFRTMWLSAEDYPLLLGSADLGVCLHTSSSGLDLPMKVVDMFGCGLPVCAVSYSCIKELVQVEKNGLLFSSSSELADELLMLFKGFPDACDSLKGLRNGALEMSSSRRWATEWEEHAKALILEVISKNLD
- the LOC18778844 gene encoding probable leucine-rich repeat receptor-like protein kinase At5g63930, producing the protein MRKFSDHGFVLLVLSLAAIPFCFCINSTASCVERDREALIKFQQSFQDTPDGFSSWKGKDCCKWKGVSCDDQSAGHVVKLDLRAKRLRTEVHFQATEVSLSCLLELKYLKYLDLSGNNLGDGPIPKFFGSMKQLTYLNLSSTQFSGTVPHHLGNLTSLQILDLSNQPLLIVDDLLWLSRLSSLHHLDMSDLYLGETLNLMQVLSMLPSLLWLRLSNCGLDETQFPGGGTNATFLHNLQSLDLANNGLLGPIPDALRNMTSLRRLDLSFNILQSSIPAWLGNLENLVHLNLSHNIFNSIEGGLLSILRNACHLKSLDLSLNQFQGEILGTSGTLSGCTEYDLDTLRLVNNGASGRLPDWLGKLRNLKYLDFQMNSFSGPIPFSLGNLSTLRELYLSHNQLNGTVPESLGQLSNLTVLDLSSNNIDGIVSEVHIANLSKLEILNFALNHLTIRVKSNWEPPFQLKHVRMESCKFGTQFPQWLLTQKTITLDLSNASISGTIPKSLHGLHLTYLDLSYNEITGSLPQKFSDGMPRLDSLFLGSNHIKGSVPTSLCNIETSGALDLSKNRLSGEIPGCLKNLQNLYAVDLSSNNLSGVIPSSVGYLRHLVWLNLNNNSLHGELPSALRNCSYLKHLDLGNNRLSGHIPAWIGDSFEFLIILRLRSNTFNGSIPSQLCQLSPLQVLDLAHNDLTGIIPHCFDYLNGMQLVQYSTNQPESDQQGYDIDAEPNNKNIWQVLKGREYESARISSLGVSMDLSSNNLVGFIPDELTSLSGLLGLNLSHNHLEGSIPQKIGELKSLESFDISNNQLSGTIPMSMWSLAMATLSHLNLSYNNLSGPLPKVYEVQPFDSNSFTGNSLLCGAPLPKNCSGDDELHQIPTSTSNVDHDSEEAGEDGYEILWSCLVVMLGFAMGFWGVIGPLMVNKSWRHAYFRYVDEAKDWIFVAVAVKMRSWRRWEEAM